A stretch of Tigriopus californicus strain San Diego chromosome 11, Tcal_SD_v2.1, whole genome shotgun sequence DNA encodes these proteins:
- the LOC131889799 gene encoding Golgi to ER traffic protein 4 homolog, translated as MASSSVGGARTSGASRVKAKLKMALDAGDYYEAHQMYRTLYFRLSSAQKYTDLEPLLYEGALLFLRQGQVGSGVDLTRAYLDVLSKGQMEVAESPCQRVAQLYALVPENHAEKDGLMASAIQWSTRPGSTQGHPRVHQLVAHHLWRSQRYAESRHHFLLSCDGQGCGTMLVEFHIGRGYPSEVDLFVVGTILQLICLKKHLVAAMTLKTYTEAHPSIRRGPPYGHPLLNFVWLLLLAIDTKQSLAVFSILIEKYKRCLDRDPNYFQFVDKIGQSFFGLPPPRRSTQPNLFSGLFDQMFSAFNDDDNSDSDESSSHSGPSRGGAQAANARVSKSSPKARMETEDLD; from the exons ATGGCTTCATCGTCCGTGGGCGGGGCTCGCACCTCGGGGGCGTCCCGGGTCAaggccaaattgaaaatggcccTGGACGCCGGAGATTACTATGAGGCCCATCAAATGTATCGCACTCTCTACTTCCG GTTATCCAGCGCACAGAAATACACCGATTTGGAACCTCTGTTGTACGAAGGTGCGTTATTGTTTTTGCGTCAAGGCCAAGTGGGTTCTGGCGTGGATTTAACCCGCGCCTACTTGGACGTGCTTAGCAAAGGCCAGATGGAGGTGGCGGAATCTCCTTGTCAACGAGTGGCTCA GTTGTACGCGCTCGTACCTGAGAATCATGCCGAAAAAGATGGTCTTATGGCTTCGGCCATCCAGTGGTCCACCCGTCCGGGTTCCACGCAAGGGCATCCCCGTGTCCATCAGTTAGTGGCGCACCATTTGTGGCGATCCCAAAG GTATGCCGAGTCTCGGCACCACTTTTTGCTCTCTTGTGATGGCCAAGGCTGTGGTACTATGCTAGTCGAGTTTCACATCGGACGGGGTTATCCCAGCGAGGTGGATCTGTTTGTGGTTGGCACAATTCTTCAGTTGATTTGCCTTAAGAAACACCTGGTGGCGGCTATGACGCTCAAAACATACACCGAAGCCCACCCCTCCATCCGCCGGGGTCCACCCTACGGACATCCGTTGTTGAATTTTGTTTGGCTTTTGCTCCTGGCCATTGACACCAAACAGTCACTTGCCGTGTTTAGTATCCTCATTGAGAAATATAAACGGTGTCTAGACCG AGACCCCAACTACTTCCAATTTGTGGATAAAATAGGTCAGAGCTTCTTCGGACTCCCTCCTCCGCGCAGGAGCACCCAGCCCAATCTGTTTTCTGGGTTATTTGATCAAATGTTCAGTGCATTCAATGACGACGACAATTCAGATTCGGACGAATCGTCATCTCATTCCGGGCCCTCCCGTGGAGGAGCTCAAGCCGCGAATGCAAGGGTTTCCAAATCCAGTCCAAAGGCTCGAATGGAAACGGAAGACTTGGACTGA